The sequence GCATAATTCCCTACATAACTAAACTGCATTATTTGTCTTTAAACCACACAACCTGATGTTGTCCACtgatttggattttgatttcatCCTAATCAAGTTGATGTGCTTACAGTGTCAAATGTTTAGTCAGAGAAGTGACTTGTATAATAGCATAGCCATATCAAATCAGACAGTAATGGCAGCCGAGTTTAGGCCTTCACTTAAATGGCTTGGATGCAGAGCATCTGAAACTTTCCAAGCCGACAGCATGGTTGAAGATGACTCAGTTGGCGCCTCTTTGCATGAGAATGACCTGGATTTGTCAGACGAAGAGATAGAAGACTGGTAATTTGAAGCAGTGTATCAATATGTGGTCCATGTGGGGCTCTTTTTCACCTGTAAATTCCTGTACATGcctgaaatcatgtaaattttCTTGAGGAAAACACAGTTGAGTTCATACAAATTGAAGCAAGTTTTGAACAGTGTAGGAATTTTGCGATGAAAGACCTTGATTTATACTTGGAGGAACTGTGCACTAAACTGATCTAGTTTACTAACCTATCACTTTGCAATAAAGAGAAGACGATCCATTATGGAAAACCAAGTTACTGCTTCATCATAACTACTAGTAGGTAATTCTTTTGGAAAAAATCACGTTTCCTGGGACCCACGTTTTAATCAAAGTCTGGTGTCAATTTAATGTCTCTTTTGTTCTTCCTCGTGTGCAAGCATCACACTCCCCTGTGGAACTTAAATAGCAAAACAGAAGTTGACACGAAAGTGCCGTTTCGGTACTTCCCCAGTTGGCATTGAACATTTGAATCCGCAATTTTGTTTTAGTAAATCTCACaaaaatcatattccatgaaagaaagaaaagatattagtacttgtttatttattttttctcagaAGGTAAATCTAACTTGTTTATTAAAACTAATAAATTCTTGAGTCGAGGGTCCTATTGAAAAccacctcacttgcatacatACATCCTACCCTCTTCGTGATCCTACCACTACATTTAGCCCACAACCAAGGCTACTAACAGTGGGATAAGACCTTACCACTATATATGATACGTTACCCTCTCTCCGGTGAGTGTGCAGTGAAGGACTCTTGCCTCACCTGCCCGTTTGACTTATGGCATCATCAACTTGCTTTTCAATCAAAGCGATTTCATAACCATAAAGAAAGACCTCTCTTTCGGGACATTTTTTATTCCTCTTCAATGATCTGGAATTTACACTCATTCATGACGAGAAAGTAATAAGTGACACCAGTGAATACACGATTGAAAACACCACAGAAGTACATATAAATGCAACTTTCTTTAAACCACTTTTCCCAACATCTAATCCAAAGGGAAAAATGGAAAACACTAGTAACTGTTTTCCGAGCAAAGCTAGAACATACTTCAAAAATCCTAACATCCTCTAATGCCAAACGCTAGCGACATCTATCATCTACCTCCATCAGCCAGCCATACCTACATTGTCGATGATTGCTTAAACGTAATCATCTCTTTTTCTCACTTTCATGAAAATCCGCATTTCTAAGTTCCCCAATAAATTATGGCACATACTGGGAAACCCTCTAGGTTCCAGGAAGGGGAAATTCAagaacacatatatacatttttcCTGCTGGCTGCATGGACCACAGGTAAACGCTCGGTATCTTAAGGCAAAATCCTCTTCATTTCATTCACCTGATCAGTATTTTTAGCTTGATTATATACCGACTCAAATGCATGTGTCCATACATTGGCGAAACCCGTCACAGCCTGAAAAACATGCGGTAAACCCATCTGTAGATTGTTCAACGTCATTGCCCTAGTTACACTCACTGCTTTGTCATACTTTGCCTTCTCGTCCTCGGCTTTTGTTCTTATTGCATCCACCTTAGCTCGTTTCTCGGTCACAGGGTTCTTGCTCCTTGTATTGCCAGAGGAATCAGGTACAGAATAAGGACCATACTTGGACTCTAATGACCGAAGCTCAGAAGACTTCTTGTCGAGCTCTTTAAATGCCATCTCTGACTTCTTCTTTTGCTTGAGCTCTTCTGATTGCTGCACCACAATGGCATGGATAACAGTTAGTAGACTGTTGATTCCTTCCGACGCTACTTTGTCTGGAGCATTGTTGACAGCAAGATGCCACTCTTCACAAAGGGAGTAAACTGCATTGTCCTGATCGGTCTTATGGACAGGGTTGCTGCCAAGTTGGAAGAGGCTAAGACGGAGCCAGCCGGTAAGAGACTGAATATAATCCTGGTGAGATTTCACTAGGTTACAAAAAGATAGGTGCCATTgttcaagttcaagctcaagttgtAGTGTTGATTGTCGATGAAGCTCAGAGGTAGGATAAGTTGATGGCACGGTATTGAGATACTTCAGCTGCTGGACTATATGAGTCTGAACGTGATGACATTCATACATGCTTCTCCACATATACATCAACCTGTTAACCACACAAAATAAGGAGAGGGAAGGAGACCTGTTAAATGATTCTTGCAATATTATCCTTTTTCCTGAAACTTGAAAAATTGTTTCCCATGCTCACAAGGTGCTATTTCCCTCCACTTTTATCATATTCAACGGGTGCAATAGCAGAATTGTCATTCTATTTATTAACTCTTTAAGGGGTGTGCAAGTCAATATTGGACCAGCAAAAATAGAGTGAGGAATAAGAGATCGAGGAGtaagtactccctccatttcattttagttgaaCCTTGTTGACTTGACACACCTTTAAGAAAACTTCAaataggggtttattttactaaattaacctcATTATAGTGATGCATTGAACTCCTAAATTTGACAACTGTTATTCTATATATCTATTTAATTGCTAAGagtaaaatggaaaaaatatatgTACAAAATACTCGTGAATTCATAAATGAGagaactaaattgaaacaaatacttTTAGCAAGAGAGCCAACTAAAACGAGACGGAGTGagtatttatatattaattatttgtgAAAGTTGAGATTGTCCCATGAGATATGAAGAAGCAACATTGAATTTCATAACTTCCACCAAATGCCAAAGGCTTGCCATTAATATTGCCAGTATCCATTTTGCAACAGAGGATAATGGGCCCCTTGAAAATGAAAGGGCCAATTTGCTTCCCCAACACCCCCACCCCAAAACACACCCCCACCAAAAGGAAAGAGGGTAACCTTTAATTTCAGTCAACTATTGAccattttgaaaatttaaagtcGCACTCTTAAAGAGTGTCTCCCCCAAAAAATGTATTACTGATCCGGATACCACGATTATCACAAAAGAAAAAAGGGGTCATGTTCTTACAAATTTGTGTGTTTTAGATAAAATGTAATCATTGTCAATTTTGAAAGACATAATTTAATTAGGGGTAAGTTGATAAAGTTACtccctcaattttattttagttgaccctTGTTGACTTGATACTCTCCTTAATAAAATACTCCCTACATCCAACAATACTTGTCTACTATTCACTTGACACACAAGTtgaaaaacaataaataatagaggtaattttaccatatcatcctttgaatataattaatttattattttaaaaaatgcattGGGTAATGAATAATACCAAGTGTAAAATGGGCAGATTAttccttgattttttattttagtatagtGAACAAATATTGTTGAACAGGGGGAGTGTTTATTACGGAtctattttactaaattagtcttattaattatactttaaaagtataaatttgaatattatccacttatataatcaTTTAATGGTAGAGGTAGTATTGGAAAGACATAatagttttttcttaattttataaattggacaCTTAATAAGAGGgccaactaaaatgaaatggagggagtacctTTTATTTTCTAGGAGTTACACCCTCCATTCAAAATTACTTGTAACTAATTTCCTAATTGTATTTccacttttattattttaatcttaacattaattgTTTATTCTCCAAACTAATTTCAAGACACAATAATAACCATCAATTAATAGGGGCACTATGATAAAAATAGTCATGTTAATAATTATCTTAGTAGATGTGCTAAATCTACTAAGAGAAGGGGAGCTttgaagtaactggtaaagttgatgccatgtgaccaggaggtcacgggtcaagccttgaaaacagcctctggcagaaatgcaaggtaaggttgcgtacgatacacccttgtggtggggcccttccccggacaccgcgcatagcggtagctttagtgcaccgggctgcccttttagtAGATGTGCTAAGTCAAActgtgacaagtaaaaatgaacggaTGAAGTGATAATTTGTTAAAAGGTGTGTCCGACCCAAAACAACACGTTATGGAGGGAGTATATAAGCAAAGAGTTCTTCCACCATCTCGACACAAAGGACAGGGATTAAGACCCAATTAATACTATACTCGTTTGGTTGGGAACTAATTATCCTGGCCAAGGGTAACTTATCCCATCACGTATATGACATAACTTACTCCATCCGTCTGGTATAAATTGTGGGACAAATAGTTTTGggactaactaatacctccaaccaaGTGGGATTATTATACCTTTATACCCCACGACTCTTAGCCATTGGCTAATATAATTGATCATGTTCGAACTGATGATTAAAATCTTGAGACAGTCAATTTGCCagatttaaaagataaatatccCAGGGAGTGGAAGGGCAGCTACCCTCCTAGAAAAATCCAATCTTGAATACCAAGTGCTAGCTTTTCAGTGTAAATAAATGAAAACCCagtatggaaaaaaaaaaaattactgtaGCAATTAGTTCACGGTTTTTACTAACAGTGGAGCAGACTGTTGTATACTGCTTTCGTATATTTTTAGGTGACAAAAAGGGCAAATCAAAGACATAGACCGTAGCAGTTAAAGGAGTCAAAAGTTTTCTCACTGTACGGAGAACCCATTCGTTGCTTTTTAGTACAAATTGCTAGAGCTGACTTTGACCATATCCCTTTGCTCATTTATTCACcaggaaaataaatattttggacaGAGAAAATAATACTACtgctattgaaaaataaaaaaaaaaattctaaggatGAATGAACACATAAAGGGAGTGAGTAGGACTAACCCTTTGACCAGTTCAACGAGTTGTGGATAGAGCTCTGACTcccttaatttgatgatttcagcTGATGTGGTCTCAATGGCTTGTGAAGCCACCATCATTTGTGAATCCAACTTCTCTACTTCCTTCTTGGCTTTCTCTGTCTTCACGTAATCAGCCCTCTTCATCTCTAGCTTCCTTGCGTTTGCTCCCCTTTTCTCATGCTCCAACTTTAGTGCCTCGGCGTGCTACATACCAcccaaaagaagaataaaagaacgCATAATTGGCTTAGGACCCAGAATTTTCACAAAAAGAGAAGGCCACGCTGTGTAGCCTTACCCTGCATTCCTACAAGAGGCTGTCTTGAACTCGTGGCCTATGGGTCAAATGGAAAATTGGGTCTAGTTAATTTTACCTTCACCTCCAGATAGAGCTTCTTCTCCCAAGCATGTAACCTCTCCACAGTGGAACAGTGCGAAGCTGCTTTGGTACCATTTGCCCCATTGATAGATTTGTTCATTGGATCATCACAAAATCTTCCAATTCCATTCCATCTTGAACTTCcaccaaatgaccatgaaaaaggACTCATCAACTTATCTACAAAACCCCCCAAGAaccaattttttaaaacaaaataaagtgtCGTAATTTTGTGCATTTGGGTCAGGCATGTTGTACACTATGCGGTTATGTGTGTACGTTACGCATGCAATTGCTAC comes from Capsicum annuum cultivar UCD-10X-F1 chromosome 2, UCD10Xv1.1, whole genome shotgun sequence and encodes:
- the LOC107859853 gene encoding protein ALTERED PHOSPHATE STARVATION RESPONSE 1, which encodes MGCWYSRLEREELVSRCKARKKYMKQLVKSRQAFSASHSMYLRSLRNTGSALLQFATGETDLHPHNHHLPPLPPSPPRRVTAPQPPPPPPPPMSPTSWTTSTNTTTSSALPPPPPPPPPPPPPAASNWDFWDPFVPPPSSSRSVTEEEWDETTVTSEVAVTATVGAASVAASVAAPPSVVSQFSKETTTTSELAVVVSTKGKDLVEIIKELDEYFLNAADAGGQLSLLLEVPNCAFSEQRSSDKLMSPFSWSFGGSSRWNGIGRFCDDPMNKSINGANGTKAASHCSTVERLHAWEKKLYLEVKHAEALKLEHEKRGANARKLEMKRADYVKTEKAKKEVEKLDSQMMVASQAIETTSAEIIKLRESELYPQLVELVKGLMYMWRSMYECHHVQTHIVQQLKYLNTVPSTYPTSELHRQSTLQLELELEQWHLSFCNLVKSHQDYIQSLTGWLRLSLFQLGSNPVHKTDQDNAVYSLCEEWHLAVNNAPDKVASEGINSLLTVIHAIVVQQSEELKQKKKSEMAFKELDKKSSELRSLESKYGPYSVPDSSGNTRSKNPVTEKRAKVDAIRTKAEDEKAKYDKAVSVTRAMTLNNLQMGLPHVFQAVTGFANVWTHAFESVYNQAKNTDQVNEMKRILP